From the Chitinophaga lutea genome, the window GCCGCCGGATGCACCTTCCATCGAGCTGAACAAACAAATCCTCGAGCTCTTCATGCACCAGCGCGAATCCCCTGCCGATATCGCGGCGGAGATCATCAATGCGGAAGCGCGTAAACTGATGAGGGAGCAGTAGGAATTACCACAGTATGCAATACGGGTAAAAGTGTGACGGCAGTAGCCTGTGACAAGTGTTCTCAGACCGAAAGTTTTTATAGAAAACGACGGTGTGGCAGGACAATCACATGCTGTTACATGATGCCCTCACGGAAAATGGCTGCTGTGCAGTGGGCAATTACGCTGATCCACAACGCCTTCATGAAAATCACGGCGTTTGCGATTTCCTCAGGGAAAATAGCCGTGCGAATTGGAAACTTCTCAAAGATCCTTCCGCTTGATCATCTCGTTCAACAAATACCCTTTCCCGTTAAAGTGAATATACAGGGGCGTTGAGCTATACCAGGGCTTCCCGTTTTCCCGCGCATGCACCTGGATGTGCAGGTGCGGCTCCGAACTGAAACCCGAATTACCGACCCGGCCCAACGGGTAGCCGGTTTTAACGGTATCGCCTTCTTTCACGAATACGCTCCCTTTTTTCAGGTGGGCCATGAATACGTAGTAATCCGGCGTTTCAATCAGTACAAGGTTGGTATTCTTGGGGCCGCGCTGCATGTTGGGCGGTATATTGTCCGGGTTGTCGCCGTAGGCGCGCGTCACCACTCCATCACAGGGAGCATATATCGTATCTCCGAAAATCGCATAATCTTCCAGCCGCCGCGAGAATACCGTGTTGGCCCGGCGGCCGAGGTCGTCCAGCTTCACGATGTCCATGGCATACACCGCGCCGCGCAGGCTGAAGTGAAAGAGGTTGGTGGGTAATCCCTTCCCGCCCTGCAAAACGAAATAACGGCCCTTTTTAAGCGGAAAATCCAGCTCTACCGTTCCCGGCTTGCCCATGGTGCCCGTGAAATACAAAACACAGCCCAGCGCCAGCAATAGGGTAAAAAACACCTTCACCGGTATCCACCCGTTACCGAGCGTCACTTTCCGCCGCAGCAGGAACAACAGCCCCAGCAACACGTACAGGCCGCCGAACACATATTTCGCGTAAATGGTGAGAAATACCCAGGTACCGTAGAGGTAGATAAACAGGCCCATCGACAGCGACAGCAGCGCCGTAAACACAGCCCCCGGAACGGGTTTGCGCGTAGCGCGGAAAAACAGCAGGATGCTCCATAAACCAATTCCCATCGTCAGTATCAGCAACAGGTACGTTATCATAACCAGGCAACAAAATTTGTCACAATTTATCGTTTTTAAAGTAACATTGTAAATATGGAAAAGAAGATCAGGACCGATTCGGGTATCGAGATACAGCCCCTGTACACCCGTCCCGTACCGATGGATGAAGTGCCGGGCAGCTTCCCTTTTACAAGGGGTATTCACGCCTCCATGTACCGCGATAAACTGTGGACCATGCGGCAGTATGCCGGCTTCAGCACCGCGGAGGAATCGAACAAACGTTACCATTACCTGCTCGGTCAGGGCGTGATGGGCCTCAGCGTGGCGTTCGATCTGCCTACCCAGATCGGTTACGATTCGGACCATGCCATGGCGGAAGGCGAAGTTGGCAAAGTAGGCGTGGCCATCGACTCCCTCGAAGATATGGAAGTGCTCTTTTCCAGGATCGACCTCGAAAAAGTGTCGACTTCCATGACCATCAACGCCACCGCCTATATCCTGCTGGCGCTCTACATCGCCCTTGCCAAAAAACAGGGGGCCGACCTGAAAAAGATCTCGGGCACCATTCAGAACGACATTCTCAAAGAATATGCCGCCAGGGGCACTTTCATTTATCCGCCCAAACCCTCCATGCGGCTCATCACCGATATTTTCGACTATTGCAGCCGCGAGGTGCCCAAATGGAATACCATTTCCATCAGCGGATATCACATCCGTGAAGCGGGCGCCAATGCGGTGCAGGAACTGGCGTTCACCCTCTCTAACGGCAAAGCCTACCTGCAGGCGGCGCTGGAAAAGGGGCTCGACATCAACGTATTCGCCAAAAGGCTCAGCTTTTTCTTCAACGCCCACAACCACCTTTTCGAAGAGGTGGCCAAATTCAGGGCGGCCCGCAACATGTGGGCCCACATCACCAAAAGCCTGGGCGCTACCGATCCCAAGGCGCAGATGCTTCGCTTCCACACCCAAACCGGCGGCAGCACCCTTACGGCGCAACAGCCGCATAACAACATTGTACGGGTAGCCGTTCAAACGCTGGCGGCTACACTCGGCGGTACGCAAAGCCTGCACACCAACGGGTTCGACGAAGCGATCTCCCTGCCCACCGAATCCGCCGCGCGCATTGCGCTGCGCACCCAGCAGATCATCGGCTACGAAAGCGGGGTGGCTGACACCGTAGACCCGCTCGGCGGCTCCTACTACGTGGAAGCGCTCACCCGCGAAGTGGAAACCCGCGCCTGGGAACTGATCGAGAAGATCGATGCCATGGGCGGCGCCGTGAGCGCCATCGAACAGGGGTTCGTACAGGACGAGATCGCCCGCAGCGCCTACCAGTACCAGAAAGAAATCGAAACGGGCGAAAGGGTGATCGTGGGGGTGAACAAATTCACCGTTAAGGAAGAAGCGGATACGGAAGTGTTCCGCATCGACGACAGCATCCGCAAACTGCAGTCGGAGAAACTGCAGTCGCTCCGCAGCCGCCGCGATAACGCCAAAGCCGCCGCCGCTCTCTCCGCCCTGGAAGCCGCCGCCGGCACCACG encodes:
- a CDS encoding M23 family metallopeptidase: MITYLLLILTMGIGLWSILLFFRATRKPVPGAVFTALLSLSMGLFIYLYGTWVFLTIYAKYVFGGLYVLLGLLFLLRRKVTLGNGWIPVKVFFTLLLALGCVLYFTGTMGKPGTVELDFPLKKGRYFVLQGGKGLPTNLFHFSLRGAVYAMDIVKLDDLGRRANTVFSRRLEDYAIFGDTIYAPCDGVVTRAYGDNPDNIPPNMQRGPKNTNLVLIETPDYYVFMAHLKKGSVFVKEGDTVKTGYPLGRVGNSGFSSEPHLHIQVHARENGKPWYSSTPLYIHFNGKGYLLNEMIKRKDL
- a CDS encoding acyl-CoA mutase large subunit family protein; protein product: MEKKIRTDSGIEIQPLYTRPVPMDEVPGSFPFTRGIHASMYRDKLWTMRQYAGFSTAEESNKRYHYLLGQGVMGLSVAFDLPTQIGYDSDHAMAEGEVGKVGVAIDSLEDMEVLFSRIDLEKVSTSMTINATAYILLALYIALAKKQGADLKKISGTIQNDILKEYAARGTFIYPPKPSMRLITDIFDYCSREVPKWNTISISGYHIREAGANAVQELAFTLSNGKAYLQAALEKGLDINVFAKRLSFFFNAHNHLFEEVAKFRAARNMWAHITKSLGATDPKAQMLRFHTQTGGSTLTAQQPHNNIVRVAVQTLAATLGGTQSLHTNGFDEAISLPTESAARIALRTQQIIGYESGVADTVDPLGGSYYVEALTREVETRAWELIEKIDAMGGAVSAIEQGFVQDEIARSAYQYQKEIETGERVIVGVNKFTVKEEADTEVFRIDDSIRKLQSEKLQSLRSRRDNAKAAAALSALEAAAGTTANLMPLVVDAVEAYCTLGEIADTLRKVWGEYSGI